From a single Cydia amplana chromosome 10, ilCydAmpl1.1, whole genome shotgun sequence genomic region:
- the LOC134651679 gene encoding uncharacterized protein LOC134651679: MSNECIRSIINVHYQYKVLTFFHFNARNLDILQAIHETNAVSIITRRPHKKSPLQNRGYLIYALNADDFLSHFSYLVTEGPWEPEAPFIAVMERLDLDKLHPVFHELLRVHVTNVAIIDALTTNTYSYDPFRNHGCGKRFDIIIELGKCFTLPPPYFYSNTRKTSLQNCTLQVAATNWPPFTIDRTKNDIKTIGLDEYIFSVLGELEHLKVNITYFDELSDVVSNVSQDMEVSGPLKWLQENKFDVVTGSQMLLPERAEAFDYLYGHLAIDDYFAVFVRKSGFVPGWKLLTLAFSPLVWLLLVVTFVIVISLIMLVSKSKDKVVMIFCLIDNLLMHTCRVQRTNRIQYILFSWIIFACLIPYHYLSVLYSLTTKPVHDYQIGELLDISEYGLRPCISDAVLVMQKMTSDNNTVPKIPMYPAPQSPLCATLSGSLERVAKSNDMFTVVPYYMYYTVMYDYYDNYGEDLLYPFRQPLGKIIYGSFMYKGFPLRDRLFTQTTRMHTAGLTLKLWRDYIIEHGKILHRRKQQIKVSSMMTVPWQIIVLGSFVSIMCFLGEIFTNRFKINRSSNT; encoded by the coding sequence ATGTCAAATGAATGTATCAGAAGTATAATTAATGTACATTACCAGTATAAAGTTTTGACATTCTTTCATTTTAATGCAAGAAACCTGGACATTTTACAAGCCATCCATGAAACAAATGCCGTATCTATTATAACCAGAAGACCGCACAAGAAAAGTCCACTTCAGAACAGAGGATACCTCATTTACGCATTAAACGCTGACGACTTCTTATCACATTTCTCTTATTTGGTAACGGAAGGTCCTTGGGAGCCGGAAGCGCCTTTTATAGCCGTTATGGAGCGACTGGACCTTGACAAGCTCCACCCCGTGTTCCACGAACTGCTGAGGGTCCATGTAACAAATGTAGCAATCATCGACGCACTCACGACTAATACATACTCCTACGATCCCTTCAGAAACCATGGCTGCGGGAAACGTTTCGATATTATCATAGAATTGGGAAAGTGCTTCACCCTCCCCCCTCCTTATTTCTATTCAAATACAAGGAAAACTTCTCTTCAAAACTGCACCTTGCAGGTGGCGGCAACCAATTGGCCACCTTTTACCATTGATCGTACAAAAAACGACATTAAAACTATCGGATTGGACGAATATATTTTCTCTGTGTTGGGTGAGCTCGAACATTTGAAAGTTAATATAACTTATTTTGACGAATTGTCCGATGTAGTATCTAATGTCTCGCAAGACATGGAGGTGAGCGGGCCGCTGAAGTGGCTGCAGGAGAACAAGTTCGACGTGGTGACGGGCAGCCAGATGCTGCTGCCAGAGCGCGCCGAGGCATTCGACTACCTCTACGGACATCTAGCAATCGACGACTATTTTGCAGTATTCGTACGTAAATCTGGGTTTGTGCCTGGTTGGAAATTACTCACACTGGCGTTCAGTCCTCTAGTTTGGTTGCTGCTTGTGGTGACTTTTGTAATAGTTATTAGTCTGATAATGCTTGTAAGTAAATCCAAAGATAAAGTTGTAATGATTTTCTGTTTAATAGACAACTTGTTAATGCACACGTGCAGGGTTCAGAGAACAAATAGAATACAATACATACTTTTTAGTTGGATTATATTTGCTTGTTTAATTCCATACCATTATTTGTCTGTTTTGTATAGTCTTACCACGAAACCAGTGCATGACTATCAAATCGGGGAGTTATTGGATATATCTGAATATGGGTTGCGACCCTGCATAAGTGATGCGGTTCTAGTGATGCAGAAAATGACATCAGATAACAACACTGTACCTAAAATACCTATGTACCCCGCGCCACAGTCACCTTTGTGTGCCACATTAAGTGGCAGCCTCGAAAGAGTGGCCAAATCGAATGATATGTTCACTGTGGTGccgtattatatgtattacacgGTGATGTACGATTACTACGATAATTATGGAGAAGATCTTCTTTACCCGTTTCGCCAACCTCTAGGCAAGATCATCTACGGCAGTTTTATGTACAAAGGGTTTCCCCTTCGCGACAGATTGTTTACGCAAACGACACGGATGCACACCGCCGGTCTTACACTGAAACTTTGGCGAGACTATATTATTGAGCATGGAAAAATATTGCACAGaagaaaacaacaaattaaagtcTCCAGTATGATGACAGTACCTTGGCAAATCATAGTGTTAGGCTCCTTCGTCAGTATTATGTGCTTCTTGGGAGAAATATTCACGAATCGTTTTAAAATCAACAGAAGttcaaatacataa